A single genomic interval of Spirosoma linguale DSM 74 harbors:
- a CDS encoding ABC transporter related protein (PFAM: ABC transporter related~SMART: AAA ATPase~KEGG: dat:HRM2_33690 ATPase (AAA+ superfamily protein)): MTPVIQLQNIHKSYGSTLVLKGIDLSVSPGQIVGYIGPNGAGKSTTIKILIGMLPDFAGEARVLGMDVKTQSLDIKRRIGYVPENAALYDTLTPMEYLQFIGQLYELDPTHIDRKALDLLRLFQLSDYANARMTTFSKGMRQKVLLISGLLHNPDVIFLDEPLSGLDANAVVLVKEIIRQLAVSGKTIFYSSHIMEVVEKISDRIIIINQGQIVADGTFAELQHQRPESLEQLFAQLTGSDGQTGIAEEFIHTLNN, translated from the coding sequence ATGACACCAGTTATTCAACTCCAGAATATCCATAAATCATACGGGTCGACCCTCGTTCTGAAAGGCATCGACCTGAGCGTTTCGCCCGGTCAGATTGTGGGCTACATTGGCCCTAACGGAGCGGGTAAGTCAACAACCATTAAAATCCTGATTGGTATGCTGCCCGATTTTGCCGGTGAGGCAAGGGTGCTGGGCATGGATGTCAAAACGCAGTCTCTGGACATTAAACGCCGGATTGGCTACGTTCCCGAAAACGCAGCCCTCTATGACACCCTCACGCCTATGGAATACTTGCAGTTCATTGGGCAGTTGTATGAATTAGATCCGACGCACATCGACCGCAAAGCACTTGACTTACTGCGGCTGTTTCAGCTCAGCGACTACGCCAATGCCCGCATGACAACCTTCTCCAAAGGGATGCGGCAGAAAGTGCTGCTCATTTCGGGGCTGTTGCATAACCCCGACGTTATTTTTCTGGACGAGCCCCTCTCGGGCCTGGATGCCAATGCCGTCGTGCTGGTCAAGGAAATTATTCGGCAATTGGCGGTCAGCGGTAAAACCATCTTCTACAGCTCGCACATTATGGAGGTGGTGGAAAAAATTTCTGACCGAATCATCATCATCAATCAGGGACAGATAGTTGCCGACGGCACCTTTGCCGAGCTACAGCACCAGCGCCCCGAATCCCTCGAACAATTGTTTGCTCAACTCACCGGCAGCGACGGGCAAACGGGTATAGCCGAAGAGTTTATTCACACGCTCAACAACTAG
- a CDS encoding conserved hypothetical protein (KEGG: bba:Bd2812 hypothetical protein) gives MNDKTAKKLARIVLGGTLVFAGISHLTFARKAFKAQVPDWVPLPIDDTVLYSGFAEIALGSSLMLIDQKHQQAVGQVAAAFFTAVFPGNISQYVNKRSAFGLDTDRKRFGRLFFQPALIYWALKSTDNV, from the coding sequence ATGAACGATAAAACTGCCAAAAAACTAGCAAGAATTGTTTTGGGAGGTACCCTGGTCTTTGCGGGTATCAGCCACCTAACCTTTGCCCGAAAAGCATTTAAGGCCCAGGTGCCGGATTGGGTGCCCTTGCCCATAGATGACACCGTACTGTATTCTGGTTTCGCCGAAATCGCGCTGGGAAGTAGCCTGATGCTGATAGATCAGAAACATCAGCAGGCTGTAGGACAGGTAGCAGCAGCCTTTTTTACAGCTGTTTTCCCCGGCAATATTTCGCAGTATGTCAACAAGCGAAGTGCCTTCGGACTGGATACGGACCGTAAGCGGTTTGGTCGATTGTTTTTTCAACCAGCCCTGATCTATTGGGCCCTGAAGAGTACAGACAATGTGTAG
- a CDS encoding NAD-dependent epimerase/dehydratase (PFAM: NAD-dependent epimerase/dehydratase; Male sterility domain; NmrA family protein~KEGG: dps:DP0077 hypothetical protein) gives MKILLTGATGYIAQRLLPVLVQDGHDVVCCVRDKLRFQAPELAFSNVQLVEVDFLKPETLRNIPPDIDAAYYLIHSMASPTGDFAQLEATAAQNFVEALRPTAARQIIYLSGIVNQPQLSKHLRSRQQVEHILTSADIPLTTLRAGIIVGSGSASFEIIRDLVEKLPVMVAPRWLHTRCQPIAIRNVVAFLAGVLLRPETYQVSYDIGGPDVLSYKEMLLQFAQVRGLKRTIVVVPVMTPKLSSYWLYFVTATSYPLACHLVDSMKVEVVGSANELDSLLGIELIPYKEAIYMAFDKIEQNEVISSWKDAMATPVLRKGLAQYIEVPVKGCFKDHRRVKVADGERTLDKIWSIGGQTGWYYGNWLWALRGLMDQMVGGVGLRRGRRSPSRIKAGDALDFWRVLLASRSQKRLLLYAEMKLPGEAWLEFRLHPDNTLEQTATFRPLGIWGRLYWYAVLPFHGYIFEGMIRQLARP, from the coding sequence ATGAAGATTCTGCTGACGGGTGCCACCGGTTATATTGCCCAGCGATTACTCCCTGTTTTGGTGCAGGACGGTCATGACGTGGTGTGTTGTGTTCGGGACAAACTTCGCTTTCAGGCTCCGGAACTCGCTTTCTCCAATGTACAGCTCGTTGAAGTGGACTTCCTCAAACCGGAAACACTCCGGAATATTCCCCCGGATATCGACGCGGCCTACTACCTGATTCATTCGATGGCTTCGCCAACCGGCGATTTTGCCCAACTGGAAGCTACAGCCGCTCAGAATTTTGTGGAAGCCCTCAGGCCCACCGCTGCCCGTCAGATCATTTACCTGAGCGGCATTGTCAATCAACCCCAGTTGTCGAAACACTTACGCTCCCGCCAGCAAGTAGAACACATTCTGACTTCAGCGGACATTCCGCTAACGACGCTGCGGGCGGGCATTATCGTGGGTTCGGGTAGTGCGTCTTTTGAGATTATCCGTGATCTGGTAGAGAAACTGCCCGTTATGGTTGCGCCCCGCTGGCTGCATACCCGCTGCCAGCCCATTGCCATTCGCAATGTGGTCGCTTTTCTGGCCGGGGTACTGCTTCGTCCGGAAACATATCAGGTTAGTTACGACATTGGTGGACCCGATGTGCTTTCTTATAAAGAGATGCTTCTACAGTTTGCGCAGGTAAGAGGACTCAAGCGCACCATTGTGGTGGTACCTGTCATGACGCCCAAACTGTCGTCGTACTGGCTGTATTTTGTGACAGCTACGTCGTATCCGCTGGCCTGCCATTTGGTAGACAGCATGAAAGTAGAAGTGGTGGGTTCGGCCAATGAGCTGGACTCCCTGTTGGGCATCGAACTAATTCCTTATAAAGAAGCCATATACATGGCCTTCGATAAGATCGAGCAAAATGAAGTGATTTCCAGCTGGAAAGATGCCATGGCTACACCAGTCCTCCGCAAAGGACTGGCTCAGTATATTGAGGTGCCGGTGAAGGGTTGCTTCAAGGACCACCGCCGGGTTAAAGTAGCCGATGGCGAGCGGACCCTGGATAAGATTTGGTCCATTGGCGGGCAAACGGGCTGGTATTATGGTAACTGGCTTTGGGCGCTGCGGGGGCTTATGGATCAGATGGTGGGCGGGGTAGGCCTGCGTCGGGGTCGCCGAAGTCCAAGCCGCATCAAGGCGGGCGATGCTCTGGATTTCTGGCGAGTGTTGTTAGCCAGCCGGTCTCAGAAACGATTACTGTTATACGCCGAAATGAAACTGCCGGGCGAGGCCTGGCTGGAGTTTCGGCTTCATCCCGATAACACTTTGGAGCAAACGGCCACGTTTCGTCCTTTGGGCATTTGGGGCCGACTGTACTGGTATGCGGTACTGCCTTTTCACGGGTATATTTTTGAGGGGATGATCCGGCAACTGGCCAGGCCCTAA